The genomic window ggaggccaaCTGTCAGGATGGAGTATTAAATAGAATGGTCTTGGTAAGCTCCATTATTAAGAAGGTGAGCCTTGAATAAAGGctttgaaggaggtgagggacaaAGGCTAGTGGATATTGAAGGAAGAGCAATCCAGGCCGAGGAAATCTACTAGAGCCAAGTCCTAAAGAATTGTAAAACAAAGCTAAAATGGAGTGAGCGAGGGGGCAAGTTGTTGGAAGGGAAGTCAGATAATGGAGAGTGGGATTGTTGACCCCACTGCTTCTTGTAGGAACCATTGTGAGGGCTTTGACTTTTACTCTGAGAGAGATGGGAAATCATTGGATGATTTTAAGCAGAGATAAGATCTGTGTTACATTTTAAGAGGGTCACTGGCTGCCACATTGAGCGTAGAGGTAGGGGGTCAGGATAGAAACAAGGAGAACTGTGAGGAATACAGCAGCTTTTCTCAACTTCTGTACTACTGACATTTTTactgtgggggctgtcctgtacATCGTCTGACGTTCTCAGTgttcctggcctctacccactagatgttgGTAGCAGCTCCCACCTAATCAATGACAAATtgtctccagacgttgccaaATGTCCTGTCGGGAGTAAAATCACCCCCAGTTGATAACCAGTGGCAAGTGATAACCTGAGAGATAATGGTAACATGGATCAGGGTAGTAGCAGTGGAAAGAGTAACACATGGTCAGATTCTGTCATCCTTTGCTGGCATTAGATATGGAATGTAATAAAATGGGAGGCCTTGGGGTTTTTTGGCTTGAACAACTGGAAGATGTAATTATATTGACTAAGATGGACAAAGCTGTAAGAGGAGTGAGTTTGAAGGGGGTTTGGATGTTAGGAGGTGAGTTTGGATGTAAGTTTGGCATATTTATTAGACTTCAAGTGGACACATTGAGGAGACAGTTGCATAGAAGTTCAGGAGCAAGGTCTGGGCTGGAGATATAAATCTAGGAGTGGTCAGTATATGGATGGTATTTAAAGCCGTGAGAGTGGACGGGAATGTGGATAGAGAATAGAAAGACCACCATTAAAGTTTGTAGAGATGAGGAGAACCTTCCATGAGAGATGGGGAACCCAAGAGAGGATGGTCTCCTGGAAGCTAAATGAAGGAAGTGTATTAAGGAAGAGGGAGTGAGTAGTTGTATCAAATGCTGCTGATGGGTCAAGGAAAGGGAAGATGCAGAGTTGACTTAGCAACATGAGGAGAGTGACCTTGGGACCTTGAGGAAAGTGGTTCTGGTGAAATGGGGAGAGTGAAGGCCTGATTGGGATAGGTTTAGGAGAGAATCTGGACATAGTGAATGCTACGTAGATAGCACTTTTGAGTTTTGCTGCAAAGGGCAACAAAGAAAATACTAGCAGGGAAACTCTTTACAACAATAGCATGTGTTGTAGCAGGTAGGAATGATCCAGTGGAGTGAAAAGCCGATGGtgtagaggagaaaaggaaggattgGTAGGGCTCTTACTTAGTAGATGAGGAGAGTAGGATCTGATGTGCACGTTGAGGGGAAACATTTCTCTTATGCTTCTCATTGTGGAAAGTTGGGAGTCATTGTGCCTGGCTTTATATTAtggacagaagaaaaataaacactaaactcTTTAGAGTTTTCcttaataaataaacctttgaatacatttttcagAGCCCACACAAATTCCGGGGAGTTAGGTCTTTAGTAGATCCATTGTGGCAGTGTAGAGAGAACAAAGGGCATTGGTTATAACAAAATTCAGTGTGTAGCCTTGGAATACTTAAAGAAAACTTTGGTTTTAACACTacatttgggggcatctgggtggctccgttggttgggcatccgactctcgattttggctcaggtcatgatctcacaatgggtaggattgagccctgcatcaggctctgcgctgactgtgcagagcctgcttggaattctctctctccctctctctctctctgcccctccctgttcttgtgcacactctctgagaaaaataaacttaaaaaaaaagataaaataaaaaaatacatttgattaatctaaattgattaaaaaacattctttgtATACGTACATTTCTGTAGGCAACAGAACAAAAAATGACACCTCctttttttggggtgggggctTTTTATTTGTATAGAAGCCAATGGTTTGGATATATCAGTTTATTTAAGTATTCGCCTGCTGGTAGACATcaaatttcattcctttaaaaatgtattgaggtgcacctggctggctctgtgaaCATCCTTGAATATATCACATTCTCTGTGATGTTTCTTACAACTTTATGTGAATCTgcagtgatttctttttaatgtttatttgttttgagagagggacagagtgcaagtggggagggcagagagagagggagagagagaatcccaagcaggcttcgtgctgtcagcgcagagccctatgtggggctcagtctcatgaacgccgagatcatgacctgagtagaaatcaagagttggatgttcaaccacctgagccacccacgcacccctgaatctgcaatgatttttaaatgaaaagcttaattaaaagacaaaagaaaaccagCCCTTCCTCTTGTTCTCTTGGTTGTTGGAACCATGACAGGCATCTTGGTGTCCCGGTTTCccccatctccctcactgccAAGCCAGCTCCTAGTGAGGTCAATACTTGGTTTCCAGTAAGCCAGCCCCTCCTTTTCATTCCCACTGAGAACAGAAAGACCACCATTCAAGTTTGGAGAAATGAGGAGAACCTTCCATGAGAGAGGGGGAACCCAAGAGAGGGTGGCCTCTCTCAGATACATTTCTTTTTAGCCCTTAATCTCCTAAAACATCCCTTCTCTACTGACTTCTATGAAAATTAAGCTCTTGCCCCAGTGCATTCTTTACATCTAATGATTAACTTCTCTCTGTTGCATCCGGAATAGTGAGAGATGTGTATTTCCTTGGGAGAGTTAAGAAAGTGGATTGTTTTTTTAGAGCTTAATTATCTTGTACTCCAGTTTGGAAAGGCTGCCCTAGAAAGTAagctctgggagggcagggattttgtcCATTACTCTTACCCCAGCTTCTAAAACAACGTCTGGTACAGAGCAGTCTTGCAAAAAATCTGAGTGCCACAAATCCTTGTTGAATGAAGGACAAAAGGAGTGATgcattctctctgcctgtcatAGCCCTCATCTTCTGCTTCCATTCATTCTTCACATTGCTTCACTTGCTTTTCTGGTACAAATCTAGTCATATTAGTTTCCTGATTAAAAATCATCAGGGTCCCTCTTGCCTTCAGTAAACATTGTCGTCCTTATCATGGCATGCCAACTGCCATAATCCTTGCCTTCACCTCCCCACTTTCTGTGCACACTCCATGTGTCAGCTGAACACAATAACCTGACATTCCTTGTGTGCAcccccttccttgctttctgcCTAGGATGCTCGTCCTTGGCCCAAGCCATCAGGCCAACTCATCCTCAAGGTTTTTGCCTAAAAAGAGTTTTTAGAAGTGTTCTCTGACACTCTCCCCATCTGAACTAtatgcccatcccctcccctgggCACTTTTTATGATAGCACTCAGTAAAGTTTTAATGCTCTCTTTAAATGCTTCTCTTCACCATTTTCTATGAGCattttgagggcagggaccacatctGGTGGTTTGGTTACTCCCAAACCCAGATCATTTCCTGGCACATAACAGACACTAGGTAAATATCGAGTGAATGAAGTAAGCTGAAAGACAGAGAAGACACCTTGGAAGTAAAAGTTAACTCTTCtggggtggctggatggctctgtcggttaggtgtccgactttggctcaggtcatgatctcacggtttgtgggttcaagccccgcgtggaccctgtgctgacagctcagagcctggagcctgattcagattctgtatctccctctctctctgctccttcccccactcacgctcagtctcttgctctcaaaaatgaaatgaaatgagatgagatgaaatgaaatgaaataataaaataaaataatagtaaataaaagttAACTCTCATGAAGATCAGAAGTTGTTCTGTATACATGGCATTCTCCTGATCATGGGTTAGGAGTAGGGTTTTCATAGGAAGGACCTGTGTTTAGCAGAGAAACATTCTGTGTCCTCAGAAACCCTTTAGTCCTGGGCAAACCAGAATGGTTGGTCACCCTAGACAGGAGTAGCCGTAGAGTGGACATAATCCCCAGGCACTGAATTGAGATGCTTTGGAGAggcactctctttctttcccaccGTCCCCACCTTTTACCTGACTCTGGTGGTCTCCAAACTGGGTCATGTGACTTCTGAGTCTTCTCCATGCAAGTCaacctcattattttttataaatagactcttttgtatatttttcacatGCCCAATCAGAAGCTGTATCTGGTTCTCCACATATGCAAGGCTAAAGACTAAACTCTTCCCTAGGCCTGGCATCACAGCCCTAGCAGTTAAAAACATGGCCTCCGGAACCAGACTGTGTAGATTCTaaccctggctctgcccttcACTGGCTGATGACCTTAGACAAGCTATTTTCCCTCTCAGTGCCTTCCttctctcatctgcaaaatgaggctaataatagCACTTCTCAGTGGGCTGCTGTAAGGATTAAGAAGCTGATACAGATgaagtatttaaaacaatttctaaaaTGTTACCTGCTCCTCCCATCTAGTCTTCAGCCTTATCTTTCTTCCACTCTCTCCCTTATGATTCTCCATTCTAGCTCAAAGAGCCCGGTGGTCTCCCAGCCGTATCATGTGCGTGTTTGAGGTTTTGCCTTCTGAAAACAATGTCCATTTCTTTCTGCTTATTTAAGTAACTACCCTTAAAGTTAGCTGAAGTTTAGCGTTGTCTGTCCAGCTTTTCCCTTAGAGATTTCTCCCACTTTTGCATTATGTCCaacttctctctttgccttttggCTGGCACATAATCTGTGGGCCCCAGTTTGTGCCCAAGAGGTACTCAGTGCTTGTTGGTGGTTAAGAGTTTGGGTGTGGGGGCCAAGAAGGGGAGTTCTTGGGACATTTGGGCTCCAGGGAGTTGTCTAaagcttctctcttttcccaacAGAGGTCCCCCTTGTTGGAAGTGAGGGGGAACATACAGCTGAAAAGACCCCCGGTCAAGGCTCCTTCTCGGCTGCCTCTTCCGGGAACCAGGTTTAAGAGGGGGCCTGACCAGATGGAGGATGCCTTGGAGCCTGAGAAGGTAAGCTGGGTTTGGAAAGCtttacatgtacatgtatgtgtgtgtgagagagagggacagagagtgtgCGTGTCTAACTCAATCAGGGAGAGTAAATGGACCCCATTCTTGTCTTTCTCCAGAAAAGGACACGAGGCCTGGACACAGTGACCAAAATTGCCACATCCCGCCCCAGAGCACCAGCCCTCACCACAGTGGCACAGACACAAGGCCAGACCACAGGTGGGCTCTAGGGGTGAACAGAAACCAAGGGAATGGAAGTCCAGtgctcttcagatttctttcaattttagCATATTTTGAATAGGTAATATGTTTCACTTgtttcaaaattccaaaggcaCAGAAGTCATTATACAGTGAAAAGTCTCCCTCCTACCTCTGTCCCCCAGCCACCAGGTCCCTTCCCCAGGAGCAACTGTATGTCCTTCCGGGGGTGTTCTATCATGGACATGTCTccaatattttttacataaatggtaGCATACTTGACGTGTGGTTCTGCCCCGTGTTCTTTTTTTGCTTATCTTGGTCCAACTTTTTCTTGGGGTATTGTGTAATTCCTGGTCCTGGGAAGGATACCTTTAGAAGCTGGCCACACTTCAGGGAAGAGGGAAGCTGTCTTATTTCTAATCCTCAGAAAACGCAACTCCTCTGCCCCTGGCCCAGCCAGAGTTCACACCATCCTGAGACTGgttgttctttttcctctcccccatctcctgACAGCTCCAAAAGTTCCCAAGAAGACGGGACCCCGATGTTCCACAGCTGTTGCCACAGGTAGTAGTGCTTCAGAGCTGGGGCTGAGAAGAGATTTGGGGTATGTGTAAAGGGAGGGTGTGTAAAGGACCCCCGTGCTGATTCCGTACGTTAACTCCCCAATTCTCTAGTGCTGAAGAATCAGAAACCAGGCCCTGCTGCTCCTGCCCAGAAGCCTGGAGGTAGGTGACAAACATAACCACTAGGTGAGGGGCTGGGACAGGGAAGAGAGGAGATGGTGAGTACCCCAAAACATCCATCTGGTCTCCTCCCTGTCTGGAGGGAAAAGAGATACAGCAGGATGTGTGGAGGCCTTAAAGCCtaggagggaagagaggcagaaagcCAAGGCCTCCCTGACCCTGCCCTTTCTGTGCCATGTTAGCAGCTGCTCCCGTGCTGGGAGGGAGGAAACCCACCAAACGTCCGGCCTGGGACTTAAAGGGTCAGTTATGTGACCTAAATGCAGAGCTGAAATGCTGTCGTGAGAGGACTCAGACATTGGACCAGGAGAATCAACAGCTACAGGACCAGCTCCGGGAGGCCCAACAACAGGCCAAGTCCCTGGGGGCAGAATGCAGGACACTGGAAGGGGAGTTGGCCAGGGTGCAGGCCCAGGCCGAGCAGGGCCAACAGGAATTGGGGAACCTAAGGGCCCGTGTCCTGGAGCTAGAAGAGCAGCTGGGCACACAGCAGGGCTTGGTGCAAGAACTCCAGAAAGAACAGTTGGGGTTGCAGGAGGAACGAAGGGGACTGGCTGCCCGGCTGGAGGAGCAGGAGGTAAGGATCACCTTCTCACCAAATGCTAACCCTTCTTTCTGGGTTACCCTGAAGTCTCTTTGGGCTTAGGGTCCCTGCCTGCCTTTCTTTGGCAGTACACGTCTGTCCTCTAacctccaccccagcccacccctgaCTGTGTCTTATTTCTGCCCTGCTTCTCCCTGTCCTTCTTGCTTTCATAGCTCCCAcctggatctgtgtctcccttcatcctctgtctccccctctgtctttctctctctctttcctgatcAAAAGTCTCcatgtcaggggtgcctgggtggctcagtcggttaggcatctgactcttgatctcggctcaggtcttgatctctgggtcatgagttcaagccctgcgttgggctgtgctgggcatgaagcctacttaaaataataataataatcgtggggtgcctgggtggctgagtcggttaagtgtccgacttttggtttcagctcaggtcatgatctcacagttttgggagttcaagccccgacagcactaagcctgcttgggattctccctctctccctctctttctgcccctcccccaactctgctgtccctgtctctctcaaaaataaataaacttaaaaaaattttttttttaaaaagtcagggtgcttgggtagcccagtcagttgagtgcccaacttcagctcaggacatgatctcacagttcgtgagtttgagccctgcatcaggctttctgctgtcagcgcagagcctgcttcagatcctttgtccctctctctctgcttctctctcttcctctctctcaaaaataaacatttaaaaaagtttctttttatgtttatttttgagacacacacacacacacacacacacacacacacacacacacacacacacagtgtgagttggggaggggcagagagagagggagacacagaacccaaagcaggcttcaggctctgagatgtcagcacagagcctgacacggggctcaaccccacggaccgcgagatcacgacctgagacaaagttggacgcttaactgactgagccagccaggtgcccccaaaataaataaacatttaaaaccaaatctccagggcacctgggtggctcagtcagttaagcgtccgactttggctcaggtcataatctcacggttcgtgagttcaagccccgcattgggttctgtgctgacagctcagagcctggagcctgcttcaagttctgtttctccctctctctgcccctccctctctcacactctgcctgtctctctctctcaaacataaataaacattaaaaaaaatttttttaataaaaaaataaaaccaaatctccatggcattctctcttcctcttctcatgtCCATTTGACTCCTTGGTGAGCACCAACTAGATTGAATTCCTTGCGGTTTCTCCGATGCCTCAATCTTCTCTTCAGGCCATTTTGCATATATACTTCCCTCGCTGCAGAATGTTCTTTCTGTTCTCCATCTTTTCCTGGGTTTACTCCTGTATTTTTGGGTGTCAGCTTAGATGTCATTGTCCTTATGCCCCTTCTGgctcttcccacagcactccctATTCTATTACCATGATtcctattttcttccctctttctttaccAGACTGAAGTCCTTGGGAACGGGGACCACCCTACCTCCATCCCCCACCTCATCATGACTTGTCTTTATTCCTCGTTGTGTCTTACCCTCTGTGTCTGTTCCGTTCTGGACAGAGGAGGCTACAGGCGTCAGAAGCAGCTCTGTCAGGCAGCCAAGCAGAGGTGGCGTCTCTGCGCCAGGAGGCTACAACCCAGGCGGCCTTACTAGTGGAGCAAGGAGAACGTCTCCATGGGCTAGAGATGGAGCGCCGGCGATTACACAACCAGCTACAGGAACTCAAAGGCAATATCCGTGTGTTCTGCCGGGTCCGCCCTGTCCTTCCAGGggagcccaccccaccccctggttTCCTCCTGTTTCCCTCTGGCCCTGGTGGGCCCTCTGATCCTCCAACCCGCCTCAGCCTCTCCCGATCTGACGAGCGTCGTGGGACCCTGAGTGGGGCGccagccccccccacccgccaTGACTTCTCCTTTGACCGGGTCTTCCCACCAGGGAGTGGACAGGACGAAGTGTTTGAGGAGATTGCCATGCTTGTCCAGTCAGCCCTGGATGGCTACCCAGTATGCATCTTTGCCTACGGCCAGACAGGCAGTGGCAAGACCTTCACGATGGAGGGTGGGCCTGGGGGAGACCCCCAGGTGGAGGGGCTGATCCCTCGGGCCCTGCGGCATCTCTTCTCCGTGGCCCAGGAGCTGGGCAGCCAGGGCTGGACCTACAGCTTTGTGGCAAGCTATGTAGAGATCTATAATGAGACTGTCCGAGACCTGCTGGCCACCGGGACCCGGAAGGGCCAGGGCGGCGAGTGTGAGATTCGCCGGGCAGGGCCAGGAAGCGAGGAGCTTACCGTCACCAATGCCCGATATGTTCCTGTCTCCTGTGAGAAAGAGGTAAGGACTGATGGGTCCTGGGACTGGAAAACGGGGAGGAATGGATCGGGTGGCATCAGATGCAGGTCGATGCAGAAGGGAGCAGGAGAAAGTCGAAGGCTGAGGGGAGGGTACATTGTGCGGATGGGTCGCCACATCAGCATTGGCTGGCGGGCTGTAAGGTAGATCTGTCCGTCGTACAGAACTAGGGAGTGGAGTGACGCGTGTGCCAGGGTGTTCTCCGGCCCCGGCCCACTGCATCTCAGGCTTCAGCTCCTACTACTCCTCTTGCCCAGTTCACTCTGGCCATGCTGGCCTCCTGGCTGTTCTTTAGCCTGCTAGTCACGTTCTTGTAGCAGGGCCTTTGCCTGAATGTTCCTCTCCCAGAGTGGTTTGCTTCCTCGCTGCCTTAGGAGTTTAAAGTACTGAAGCTGTTCCTGGCCGTTGTGTCTAAAATTGCAACTCTCACCCTACTTTCACATACtccttattctgttttattttgctccTTAGTATCTCAGCTATTCTgtgcgttttatttattttgtcttttcactgGCTGGAAAGGAAGCTTCAAGAGGGCAGGTGCTGACTCTTGTTCATTGCTACTGATATAGCTATGCGTTGACTCCCTGCCTGCTTTTGCCCCTTGCTGTTCCCCATCCCCAGGTGGAGGCCCTGCTCCATCTGGCCCACCAGAACCGGGCTGTGGCCCGCACAGCCCAGAATGAGCGATCATCACGCAGTCACAGTGTGTTCCAGCTGCAGATCTCTGGGGAGCACGCTGGGCGAGGCCTGCAATGTGGGGCCCCCCTCAGCCTTGTGGACCTGGCTGGGAGTGAGCGGCTAGACCCTGGCTTAACCCTTGGCCCTGGGGAGCGGGAACGCCTTCGGGAAACCCAAGCCATTAACAGCAGCTTGTCTACCCTGGGGCTGGTCATCATGGCCTTGAGCAACAAGGTGGGCATGGGGATGTTGGCAGGTGGGACCTGGGATGGTTTGGGGCTGGTCATGCTGAACCCTGTCCTATCCTAATCACCTATCCCCCTAAACCCTCAAGGAGTCCCATGTGCCTTACCGGAACAGCAAGCTCACCTACCTGTTGCAGAACTCTCTGGGTGGCAGCGCTAAGATGTGAGTGAAAAGGACAGACAGATAGAAGAGGTtgggtggaggggtgcctggctggatcagtcagaggagcatgtgactcttgatcttggggtcgtgagtttgagccccatgttgggtgtagagattacctaaataaataagatttagaaAGGAGGGGGCATTGGGTAGAGACTGTGATGCTGGGGTCAGGGGTAGGAAAATGGAAACCTGGTCCAGGCTCTACTCAGCCACTGATGCTGGGGTTTGgccccctctcttctctccacagGCTCATGTTTGTGAACATTTCCCCCCTGGAAGAGAACGTGTCCGAGTCCCTCAACTCCCTACGCTTTGCCTCCAAGGTGCAGTTACCACCAAGCCCAGGCCCTGTCAGGACCCCTGGGTGGTTGTAGGCTTCTCCATTCTGACCCTTCAGTCCCTTAGGCCAAGGGCACATTCATCTGGAAAGGATTTGCATTTGTCAGGCATCCAGGGCACTACCTCTCTAGATTCATTTTTAACTATTGGCTTTTgggttctttaatttttaaaaataggtagtTAAAAGGTCAAAACTATATAAAAGCTATATACAACAAATGAAGTTTTACCACCACCCCTTTCTCCCTACCTGccctattatttttctcatttatcattttacttatcctttcagtgtttctttttgcaaatatAGGCAATATGAATgtgcttattcttttttatataaaagatctctctcatatacatatgtgtgtatatatatatgtatctatatgtgtgtgtgtgtgtgtatatatatatatatatagttctgtACTTTGTTTTGCTTATCAAGACAGCCCCAAGATTAGTCCCCACTAGTACACAGAGAtcattccattatttttatgtctGCCTAGGACTCCGTTGTGTGGCTGCACCAAAGTTTATCCACCAGTTCCCTCTactggacacttggattgtttccactttattTCTATTACAATCAAGGCCATGTTGACTAACCTTGTACATATGTCatcttgtatttatttagttatacctgaccatcttttttttttttttttaatgtttatttttgagagagagagagagagagacagaacatgaacaggggaggggcagagagagagggagacatagaatctgaagcaggctccaggctctgtgctgtcagcacagagcctgatgcggggttcaaacccacaaacagtgagatcatgactagagccgaagtcaaacgcttaactgactgagccaccaggtgctcctgactatctttttttttttttttttttaatgtttatttatttattttgagagagaaagcatgaacaggggagaggcaaagagagagggagagaaagaatcccaagcaagctcctcactaTTACGCAGAGCCCGACCCCAGGCTTgaaccaatgaactgtgagatcatgacctgagctgaaatcaagagtcagacacctaactgactgagccacctaggcaccccagttaTATCTATCTAGGGAGAGATTCCTAGAAATGGGATTTTCTGGaccaaaatagacatttttttcagacCATTCCAAATAGTGTGAATTCAGGCCCCAAAACACACTTAAACATTAGGTGGAAGGAGGGCTGTGCCATGAATTCTCTAGGAGATTTATGCTCCCTGCACTAGAGTTAAGTCAGAAGGTCTCCATACTGTTGGTCTCTGGAGGGTAGTTTTTTCTCTGGCTATTCCCTTCCTGAGGGTTCTGGCTTTATTCAGGATCTCTGGTCAGGCGTGCCCTTCTGCTGTACTCGGGCTTACCCCAGTGGACATTGGTTGCTCCCATGGGAGTAGTCAGGTCCTTTGGCACCTTGCCCTGGTCTTCTGCTTTGATCAGGATTTCCTTTGCTGTCTTGCAAGTTTGATTAAAGTTCTGTCAACATCATTAACAGCCAAAGCATAAACTCTTTACTATCCTCTAATACCCAATTTACATTGTTAAATTTCACCTGATTGTCTCAAATGTCTTTTATATATTAGGTTTATTCTAATTGGGATCAAAGCAAGGaccactcatttctttttgttggattgtctcttaaatttattttaatctgtaaGAATCTCACGACCTTTTGTGAtacttatttgttgaagaaataggGTCATTTGTCTGGTAGAATATACCAAATCTGGATTTTGGCTGGTTGCTTCCTTCTTCCATAATTTTTGTTATCTAGTAGATTTAGGGGCTTTGATTAAATTTGAATCAGTCTCACATTTCCTGACAAGAAAACTTAAATGGTGCAGTACACTTTTTGTTGAGGCAGGAGGCACCTAAATATCTAATTGTTCTACT from Neofelis nebulosa isolate mNeoNeb1 chromosome 6, mNeoNeb1.pri, whole genome shotgun sequence includes these protein-coding regions:
- the KIFC1 gene encoding kinesin-like protein KIFC1 isoform X1, yielding MEPQRSPLLEVRGNIQLKRPPVKAPSRLPLPGTRFKRGPDQMEDALEPEKKRTRGLDTVTKIATSRPRAPALTTVAQTQGQTTAPKVPKKTGPRCSTAVATVLKNQKPGPAAPAQKPGAAAPVLGGRKPTKRPAWDLKGQLCDLNAELKCCRERTQTLDQENQQLQDQLREAQQQAKSLGAECRTLEGELARVQAQAEQGQQELGNLRARVLELEEQLGTQQGLVQELQKEQLGLQEERRGLAARLEEQERRLQASEAALSGSQAEVASLRQEATTQAALLVEQGERLHGLEMERRRLHNQLQELKGNIRVFCRVRPVLPGEPTPPPGFLLFPSGPGGPSDPPTRLSLSRSDERRGTLSGAPAPPTRHDFSFDRVFPPGSGQDEVFEEIAMLVQSALDGYPVCIFAYGQTGSGKTFTMEGGPGGDPQVEGLIPRALRHLFSVAQELGSQGWTYSFVASYVEIYNETVRDLLATGTRKGQGGECEIRRAGPGSEELTVTNARYVPVSCEKEVEALLHLAHQNRAVARTAQNERSSRSHSVFQLQISGEHAGRGLQCGAPLSLVDLAGSERLDPGLTLGPGERERLRETQAINSSLSTLGLVIMALSNKESHVPYRNSKLTYLLQNSLGGSAKMLMFVNISPLEENVSESLNSLRFASKVNQCVIGTAQANRK
- the KIFC1 gene encoding kinesin-like protein KIFC1 isoform X2 produces the protein MEDALEPEKKRTRGLDTVTKIATSRPRAPALTTVAQTQGQTTAPKVPKKTGPRCSTAVATVLKNQKPGPAAPAQKPGAAAPVLGGRKPTKRPAWDLKGQLCDLNAELKCCRERTQTLDQENQQLQDQLREAQQQAKSLGAECRTLEGELARVQAQAEQGQQELGNLRARVLELEEQLGTQQGLVQELQKEQLGLQEERRGLAARLEEQERRLQASEAALSGSQAEVASLRQEATTQAALLVEQGERLHGLEMERRRLHNQLQELKGNIRVFCRVRPVLPGEPTPPPGFLLFPSGPGGPSDPPTRLSLSRSDERRGTLSGAPAPPTRHDFSFDRVFPPGSGQDEVFEEIAMLVQSALDGYPVCIFAYGQTGSGKTFTMEGGPGGDPQVEGLIPRALRHLFSVAQELGSQGWTYSFVASYVEIYNETVRDLLATGTRKGQGGECEIRRAGPGSEELTVTNARYVPVSCEKEVEALLHLAHQNRAVARTAQNERSSRSHSVFQLQISGEHAGRGLQCGAPLSLVDLAGSERLDPGLTLGPGERERLRETQAINSSLSTLGLVIMALSNKESHVPYRNSKLTYLLQNSLGGSAKMLMFVNISPLEENVSESLNSLRFASKVNQCVIGTAQANRK